The Vitis riparia cultivar Riparia Gloire de Montpellier isolate 1030 chromosome 10, EGFV_Vit.rip_1.0, whole genome shotgun sequence genome includes a region encoding these proteins:
- the LOC117923247 gene encoding glycine-rich cell wall structural protein 1-like, with product MNTKCVAVLVLLGAVLICTIDARRLVRGKGDLVEQKIFFHKLPGCGGGIGGGGGVGFGGGIGKGGGAGFGGGGGFGGGGGGGLGGGGGLGGGSGFGGGAGGGLGKGGGGGFGGGFGGGGGGGGGGGSGGGIAGGGGAGGGGGGGGGGGEGSGHGSGYGAGGGGGIKSGTSGGFGGGGGGGGGGEGSGHGSGYGAGGGGGIKSGTSGGFGGGGGGGGGSGGGGSNNTDGVGFGHGSGYGAGAGFGAGNEGGFTGNQGFAGGGGGGGGEGEGGGGYGSRGGYGHGSGFGGGAGGSDTGGGGGGGGGSGGGGGGSSGGSGHGEGFGAGGGFDASGRGGREAGNGGIGMGFGMGIGFGFGMGSGGGHGVEDSTGNTHP from the exons ATGAATACTAAGTGTGTAGCTGTTCTAGTGCTTCTTGGTGCAGTACTTATTTGCACCATTGATGCTAGGAGGCTTGTGAGGGGGAAGGGTGATCTTGTTGAGCAGAAGATATTCTTCCACAAGCTTCCTGGCTGCGGTGGCGGCATTGGGGGCGGTGGGGGtgtgggctttggtgggggcatAGGCAAAGGCGGGGGAGCTGGAtttggtggtggtggaggatttggtgggggtggtggtggaggactaggtggtggtggtggactAGGTGGTGGATCTGGTTTTGGAGGTGGAGCTGGGGGTGGGCTTGGcaaaggaggaggaggagggttTGGTGGAG GCTTTggcggtggaggtggaggtggtggtggtg GTGGGAGTGGTGGTGGTATTGCAGGAGGAGGAGGAGcaggaggaggtggtggtggaggaggaggaggtggtgAAGGCTCCGGTCATGGAAGTGGATATGGTGCCGGTGGGGGTGGGGGTATTAAAAGCGGAACTTCTGGTGGCttcggtggtggtggtggaggaggaggaggtggtgAAGGCTCCGGTCATGGAAGTGGATATGGTGCCGGTGGGGGTGGGGGTATTAAAAGCGGAACTTCTGGTGGCttcggtggtggtggtggaggaggaggaggctCTGGAGGTGGTGGCAGCAACAACACAGATGGAGTTGGTTTTGGACATGGTAGTGGATATGGTGCAGGTGCCGGTTTTGGAGCTGGTAATGAAGGTGGATTCACAGGGAATCAAGGCTTTgcaggaggaggaggaggaggtggtggtgaaGGTGAAGGAGGTGGTGGGTATGGTTCTAGAGGAGGGTATGGACACGGGAGTGGGTTTGGTGGAGGAGCAGGTGGTAGTGACAcaggtggaggaggaggaggaggaggaggcaGCGGTGGCGGTGGCGGAGGGTCAAGTGGAGGGTCTGGCCATGGAGAGGGTTTCGGTGCAGGTGGAGGCTTTGATGCGAGTGGTAGAGGAGGAAGAGAAGCCGGGAATGGTGGGATTGGCATGGGATTTGGGATGGGCATTGGCTTCGGATTTGGAATGGGAAGCGGCGGCGGCCATGGGGTGGAAGATAGTACTGGCAATACTCACCCCTAA
- the LOC117922999 gene encoding uncharacterized protein LOC117922999 has product MNNNGFPYQSHGTGYMRGLALNNPTIPPQWEKKQETGVGTSVMGHDQSLPYRQEAGKGMQLKLSSYIMFNDLLKSSKASQESKAKGKAWADVLGCKSSNGDYRYGDSSKAAEKKADGNDKDENGISLELTLG; this is encoded by the exons ATGAATAACAATGGATTCCCATATCAAAGTCATGGAACTGGTTATATGCGAGGCCTTGCTCTCAATAATCCGACCATCCCACCACAATG GGAGAAGAAGCAAGAGACTGGGGTTGGAACTAGCGTGATGGGTCATGATCAGTCACTACCATATCGACAGGAGGCAGGGAAAGGGATGCAACTGAAGCTAAGTTCTTACATAATGTTCAATGATCTTCTCAAGAGTTCCAAAGCTTCCCAA GAGAGCAAAGCGAAGGGGAAGGCCTGGGCGGATGTTTTGGGGTGCAAGAGTAGTAATGGTGATTATAGATATGGAGATTCGTCCAAGGCTGCAGAGAAGAAGGCTGATGGGAATGATAAAGATGAGAATGGTATCTCTCTTGAGCTGACTCTTGGATAA